A genome region from Glycine max cultivar Williams 82 chromosome 5, Glycine_max_v4.0, whole genome shotgun sequence includes the following:
- the LOC102663647 gene encoding uncharacterized protein, whose amino-acid sequence MVYGKSCHFPLEMEYKAYWALKFLNFDEAASREQRRLQLLELEGMRSTTYESSKLYKERVKKYHDKKLLKKDFQPGQQVLLFNSKLKLFPRKLKSKWSGPFTIKKVRPYGAVELCDPHSNDPDRTWVVNGLRLKQYHGGAMERLNTILHFKTE is encoded by the coding sequence ATGGTGTATGGCAAGTCTTGTCACTTCCCATTGGAGATGGAATATAAAGCATACTGGGCCTTGaagtttttgaactttgatgaagCCGCATCTAGAGAACAAAGGAGGCTGCAGCTTTTGGAGTTGGAAGGGATGAGATCAACTACTTATGAATCTTCAAAGCTGTATAAAGAAAGGGTCAAAAAGTATCATGATAAAAAGCTGCTCAAGAAGGACTTTCAGCCAGGACAACAGGTGTTACTGTTCAACTCAAAACTTAAATTGTTTCCTAGAAAGCTTAAATCAAAATGGTCGGGACCATTTACTATCAAGAAAGTCCGACCCTATGGAGCAGTGGAGCTTTGTGATCCTCACTCTAACGATCCTGACAGGACATGGGTAGTGAACGGACTAAGGTTGAAGCAATATCATGGTGGAGCTATGGAAAGATTGAACACTATTCTACACTTCAAAACAGAATAA
- the LOC121174837 gene encoding uncharacterized protein: MDWLSTNHVFLDCKEKMLVFGGNVVPNEPLKENTANDGVGDVRTYMVLFSMNVEEVAEVSSIPVVSEFPEVFPDDICELPPEREVEFIIDLVPGANPVSIAPYRMSLVELAEITNEFVDHIREAQEDDPLTTEWFPCSEAV; this comes from the exons atggattggttatctactaaccatgTCTTTCTAGACTGCAAAGAGAAGATGCTAGTATTTGGTGGAAATGTAGTTCCAAATGAACCATTGAAAGAGAATACGGCCAACGATGGAGTAGGGGATGTTcgaacttacatggtgttgttctccaTGAATGTGGAGGAGGTCGCTGAAGTTAGTAGTATACCGGTGGTGTCAGAATTTCCAGAAGTTTTTCCTGATGACATTTGTGAATTACCACCAGAAAGAGAAGTagaattcattattgacttggtgcctggggcgaatccagtgtcgatcGCGCCCTATAGGATGTCTCTAgtagaactagcagag ATCACCAATGAATTCGTAGATCACATACGTGAGGCTCAAGAGGATGAcccgttgaccacagagtg GTTTCCATGTTCTGAAGCTGTGTAa